Proteins encoded together in one Oncorhynchus gorbuscha isolate QuinsamMale2020 ecotype Even-year unplaced genomic scaffold, OgorEven_v1.0 Un_scaffold_1002, whole genome shotgun sequence window:
- the LOC124020946 gene encoding deoxyuridine 5'-triphosphate nucleotidohydrolase-like isoform X2: MTVNSEQGRMHQETVLRQWESAVADAAAGEDCIFNKMDHFFAKQRLYWRCCSSIIAAQSSVLSHRTFYLHSPTLARRKGCENEEVIDAAEVSPLKRTKPHAENVISVLKFSKLSEHATAPTRGSAKAAGYDLFSAYDYSIGPMDKAIVKTDLQIAVPSGCYGRVAPRSGLAAKHFIDVGAGVVDEDYRVKKGDRVAQLVCERICYPDLQELKTLDETERGAGGFGSTGSN; this comes from the exons ATGACGGTAaactcagaacagggcagaatgcATCAGGAAACCGTGCTTCGACAGTGGGAAA gcgctgtagcGGATGCCGCAGCCGGGGAGGACTGTATCTTTAACAAGATGGACCACTTCTTTGCAAAGCAGAGGCTCTACTGGCGGTGTTGTTCTTCGATTATCGCTGCCCAGTCTTCAGTACTCTCACACAGAACATTTTATCTGCATTCTCCCACTCTGGCCAGGAGAAAGGGATGCGAGAATGAAG AAGTGATAGACGCCGCAGAAGTTTCTCCACTGAAGAGGACAAAGCCACATGCAGAGAATGTGATATCGGTGCTGAAGTTCTCCAAGTTGTCTGAACATGCCACTGCTCCTACCCGGGGCTCTGCTAAAGCTGCAGGCTACGACCTGTTCAG TGCCTATGACTACAGTATTGGTCCTATGGACAAGGCTATCGTGAAGACTGACCTCCAGATAGCAGTTCCGTCAGGCTGCTATGGCAGAGTGG CACCACGGTCTGGCCTGGCTGCAAAACACTTCATCGATGTTGGGG CTGGAGTAGTGGATGAGGACTATAGAG TGAAAAAAGGGGACCGTGTGGCTCAGCTGGTGTGCGAGAGGATCTGCTACCCAGACCTACAGGAGCTAAAG ACTCTGGATGAGACTGAGCGTGGGGCTGGAGGATTTGGCTCCACAGGCAGCAACTGA
- the LOC124020946 gene encoding deoxyuridine 5'-triphosphate nucleotidohydrolase-like isoform X1 has product MTVNSEQGRMHQETVLRQWESAVADAAAGEDCIFNKMDHFFAKQRLYWRCCSSIIAAQSSVLSHRTFYLHSPTLARRKGCENEEVIDAAEVSPLKRTKPHAENVISVLKFSKLSEHATAPTRGSAKAAGYDLFSAYDYSIGPMDKAIVKTDLQIAVPSGCYGRVAPRSGLAAKHFIDVGAGVVDEDYRGNVGVVLFNFSKVTFEVKKGDRVAQLVCERICYPDLQELKTLDETERGAGGFGSTGSN; this is encoded by the exons ATGACGGTAaactcagaacagggcagaatgcATCAGGAAACCGTGCTTCGACAGTGGGAAA gcgctgtagcGGATGCCGCAGCCGGGGAGGACTGTATCTTTAACAAGATGGACCACTTCTTTGCAAAGCAGAGGCTCTACTGGCGGTGTTGTTCTTCGATTATCGCTGCCCAGTCTTCAGTACTCTCACACAGAACATTTTATCTGCATTCTCCCACTCTGGCCAGGAGAAAGGGATGCGAGAATGAAG AAGTGATAGACGCCGCAGAAGTTTCTCCACTGAAGAGGACAAAGCCACATGCAGAGAATGTGATATCGGTGCTGAAGTTCTCCAAGTTGTCTGAACATGCCACTGCTCCTACCCGGGGCTCTGCTAAAGCTGCAGGCTACGACCTGTTCAG TGCCTATGACTACAGTATTGGTCCTATGGACAAGGCTATCGTGAAGACTGACCTCCAGATAGCAGTTCCGTCAGGCTGCTATGGCAGAGTGG CACCACGGTCTGGCCTGGCTGCAAAACACTTCATCGATGTTGGGG CTGGAGTAGTGGATGAGGACTATAGAGGTAATGTGGGGGTGGTGCTGTTCAACTTCAGCAAGGTAACCTTTGAAG TGAAAAAAGGGGACCGTGTGGCTCAGCTGGTGTGCGAGAGGATCTGCTACCCAGACCTACAGGAGCTAAAG ACTCTGGATGAGACTGAGCGTGGGGCTGGAGGATTTGGCTCCACAGGCAGCAACTGA
- the LOC124020946 gene encoding deoxyuridine 5'-triphosphate nucleotidohydrolase, mitochondrial-like isoform X3 produces MTVNSEQGRMHQETVLRQWEKVIDAAEVSPLKRTKPHAENVISVLKFSKLSEHATAPTRGSAKAAGYDLFSAYDYSIGPMDKAIVKTDLQIAVPSGCYGRVAPRSGLAAKHFIDVGAGVVDEDYRGNVGVVLFNFSKVTFEVKKGDRVAQLVCERICYPDLQELKTLDETERGAGGFGSTGSN; encoded by the exons ATGACGGTAaactcagaacagggcagaatgcATCAGGAAACCGTGCTTCGACAGTGGGAAA AAGTGATAGACGCCGCAGAAGTTTCTCCACTGAAGAGGACAAAGCCACATGCAGAGAATGTGATATCGGTGCTGAAGTTCTCCAAGTTGTCTGAACATGCCACTGCTCCTACCCGGGGCTCTGCTAAAGCTGCAGGCTACGACCTGTTCAG TGCCTATGACTACAGTATTGGTCCTATGGACAAGGCTATCGTGAAGACTGACCTCCAGATAGCAGTTCCGTCAGGCTGCTATGGCAGAGTGG CACCACGGTCTGGCCTGGCTGCAAAACACTTCATCGATGTTGGGG CTGGAGTAGTGGATGAGGACTATAGAGGTAATGTGGGGGTGGTGCTGTTCAACTTCAGCAAGGTAACCTTTGAAG TGAAAAAAGGGGACCGTGTGGCTCAGCTGGTGTGCGAGAGGATCTGCTACCCAGACCTACAGGAGCTAAAG ACTCTGGATGAGACTGAGCGTGGGGCTGGAGGATTTGGCTCCACAGGCAGCAACTGA